GTGAAACACTTTAGCGCCGATGATAGTGTGGGGTCTCCCCATGTGAAAGTAGGACACCGCCAGGTTTTATTACAAAAACCCCTGATACGAAAGTGTCAGGGGTTTTTCTTTGGGCGCAGGCTAAAAAGGGTGCCTACCACAGTTTATGCCGAGCTGTAATTTTTCCTTAGTATTTCCGGGCTCATTGCCGATAACATAAGGGCGCGTAATTTTTTGTAGGTATGCCCCCTGGGCATTCCACAGTTAGATGCAGAATTGTATGCTTGCGGATGCAGTGAAAGCCGTATTCGTACGGAAAATAAGAAAATCGACGCAGGAAATAGGGTAGAATTTCTCGCACTAATTATGATGACGGGCGTTGTTCGTACTCCTGCCCGTGTTGCTGTCAGAGTATATTTGTACCGCTGACTTTATTGAATGGTTTCCTGGATGTCTGACGACACAATTGATCTGATTGAATTTGCTTCCCTCGTGCCTATTAAGGCGCTGGGTATGGAGCATTGTCGAGAATTGCTCAAGCAGTCGGAAGTTTGTACGGTAACCAGGGGACAGCTGGTCTTTTCGCAAGGGGATGCAGCTGACAGCATCGTGTATGTGATGTCCGGCGATGTGGAATTGCTGGTTGATAATAAAAGCGTAAAAAAGATTAAAGGCGGCACCCGTCTCGCCAAGCTGCCATTGGAGCAGGGAAATGCCTATCAACATACGGCATTAGCGCTATCGGATGTGGTGTGTGTAAAGGTCGACTCAAACAGTCTGGACATCATGTTGACCTGGGATCAGTCCGGGGGCTATGAGGTACAGGATCTGGATGACTCCGGCGACGAGGGCGACTGGATGGCCAAGCTGCTTCAGGCGCAGGTATTTCAACGCATTCCTCCCGGCAACATACAGTCCATATTTATTCGCATGCAAACGCATCATTTTAAAGCCGGAGAAGCGGTGATCCGTCAGGGCGAAGAGGGTGAACACTTTTATATTATTCGTGACGGTCATTGCCGGGTGATCCGTAAAACGCGGAAAAATCCTGAGGGGATGGTCCTGGCCAGGCTAAAGGCGGGTGATAATTTTGGTGAAGAGTCGCTGATCTCGGGCGGTAAGCGCAATGCCAGCATCGTAATGGAATCCGATGGTGTATTGATGAGTCTGTCAAAAACTGATTTCCTGGAGTTGCTCAATGAGCCGTTGCTGAAATGGATAACGTACAACGAAGGCCGGAATTTGATCGCGGATGGTGCGGTATGGATTGATGTGCGGCTGCCAGCGGAATATCAGGCCCGGCATATTAAGAAAAGCTTCAATATCCCTCTACCCTTGTTGCGGAATAAGCTGGAAAAGCTGGATCGTGCCCGGGGATATTTGATTTATTGTGACTCAGGCCGTCGTAGTTCGATCGCCACCTATTTGTTGTCCCAGCATGGCATCAATGCTTATGTGCTCCAGGATTCGCTGGATAATTTGCCACCGGCAGAAATGGAATAGCCCAGCACTGCTGATGATGGTGTTGACATGCACGGTGTCACCCACACTACGATAAGCTTGCCCGCATGAACGCCCTCGAACAAATCCTTATATTACAGCTGGCTGATGGCCAGTTTCATTCCGGTACGGCGCTGGGGCAGCAGACAGGTCGCACCCGCACGGCGGTCTGGAAGGCGATACGATCCCTGCAACAAAATGGCCTGTCAATTTATTCAGTACGCGGCAAGGGGTATCGGCTCGCCGAAGCTTTGGAGCTGTTGAACCGAGATCAGATTCTTGCCTTGCTGGATGAGATTGCAGAGCGAAACAATGCGCCTGAATATTTACAGCAGCTGGATGTTTTTCACGACATCGAGTCGACCAACGCCTATTTATTGGACGTCGCAAAAAACAGCCCTCAGACCGCCCATGCCTGCCTTGCGGAGCAACAAACTGCGGGGCGGGGTCGGCGTGGCAGGCGCTGGGTATCACCGTTTGGTGGCAACCTATATTTTTCCCTGCTGTGGCAATTCAGCGCGGGGGCTTCACAGCTGGGTGGATTGAGCCTGGTTGTTGCCGTTGCCGTCATGCGCGCGCTAGCGGCGCTTGGATTACGCTCAGCCGGGGTTAAATGGCCCAATGATATTTTGGTGAACGGCAAGAAACTGGCGGGAATTTTACTGGAAGTATCGGGAGAGGCCGCCGGACCCTGCGCAGTGGTGATCGGGGTGGGGCTGAATGTACGAGCGGGAGGCCAGGCAATGGCGGCGCTGGATCAGCCCTGGACAGACCTTGAGTCAGAGCTTGGGCAGCCGGTGCCCCGCAATCACCTGGCGTCGCAATTGATTTGTCACCTGATCGATGTGCTGCGGGAGTTTGAAATCGGAGGGTTGTCGCCCTTTTTGAAGGAGTGGGCGAGCTACGATGTATTTGCCGATTGTGAGGTAGTGCTGAACTCTGCGCAGGGCAATATCCATGGCATTGCGCGCGGCGTTGATGAAACGGGCGCACTGATACTGGTGACAACCGAGGGTGTACAGCGATATCACAGTGGTGAGGTGTCGCTGCGAGCAGTGCCAGCCAGGGGACACAACGTAAAATGAAGACCCTGTTACTGGATGCCGGTAACTCGCGCCTGAAATGGGCATTCTGCGAGCAGGGTCAGCTGTCGCGGCAGGGGGCGCTCAGTTATGAATGGCTGACCCTTGCTGCCCAGCTGGATGCGGAGCTTGGCAGTCTGGTGAGTGCGGAGTGGCCACTTGCCGAGGTGATATTGTGCAATGTGGCGGGGGAGAAACTGGAAGCCGCAGTGTGGGCCATGGTGTCGATACAGGAATGCAAACACCAGGCGCATGACCGGGTTCAGGAAAGGGCGTCGCTGACGATAAAAAAGGTAGTGGCGCAATCCGCGGCCTTTGGGGTGCGCTGTGCCTATGAGCAGCCTGCGCAATTGGGTGCAGACCGCTGGGTGGCGTTGGTCGCGGCACGCCACCATTGTGACGGTGTAAGCTGCGTTATTGATTGCGGCACGGCACTGACGCTGGATGTGCTGACCGCAGAGGGGAGGCATGCCGGTGGTATGATCATTCCCGGCATGGAGATGATGTTGGCAAGCCTGGTCGAAAATACCCATGGAATTCTTGCCAGTAAACGGCCTGAGCTATCACCCTTTGCCGTCAGAAATACCGCGGATGCCGTACAGGCCGGCATTATTGCCGCGATGCGCGGCAGCGTGCAGCAGATGCTGCAACATTGCCGGGATGAGCTGGGCGTAGAACCGATCTGTGTGCTGACCGGAGGCAATGCAAACTGGCTGCTACCGGGGCTGCCCGATACTGCCATGCTGGAACCCGACTGGGTGCTCAAGGGGCTGGCGATCATTGCCGCCGAGAACCGTGTGTCATCTATCGGTACCCGCCATACAGGAAACCATGATTGATGCTATCAGTAGTACGCAATACCTGGGTTGAACAGCGATGAAGGCGATTTTCCTGCTGCTTGTGCTGCTCAACCTGGCCTATTTTTATTATCAGGGCAGTGCCGAGGATGATGCGAAGACATCGGTCCTGCTGGCGCAACCGACGCTGCCGGCGGGCGCGGTGTCCTTAGTGCTGTTGCGCGAGCGGGGCCTGGGTGGTGGCGAAGCGGAGCCCGAACCCGACGCTTCGAGCACAGAGCAGCCATCCCCGCGGGTGGCGAAGAAGACGGAACCGACAGCGGTAGCGCTAGTCCTGGCAAGCCCGCTGCAACCACCTGTTAACCCGCCACCACAGCAGCCACAAAAATCCGCCGAGGCCGCCTGTTTTACCTTTGGGCCCTTTGACGATCCCGACTTGGCGGAGCGCGCCGTTGAGGCCGCCAGCACACTGGGCATCAGCGTTGAGCGGCGCCAGGAATCGCAGCGTACGCCAAAGGGCTACTGGGTCTACCTTCCGCCATCGACAAGCTACCAGGCCGCAAAACGAAAAGTGACGGAACTGCAGAAAAAGGACCTGACGGATCTGTTTATCATGGGCAAAGGCAGTCACCAAAATGCCATTTCCCTCGGGCTGTTTAAAAGCAGGGAGGCGGCGGAGGATCGCTTGAAGCAGGTTCATGAGCTGGGCCTGAAGGCCGAGTTCGAGACACAGTACCGGGTGAGCGAACAATCGTGGCTGGATATGTCGGTGCCAGGCGACAAGACCGCGATCATCGCGGAATTGACCGAGATGGCAGAGGGCTTCTCCGAGGCCAGTTTGACGCAGCGCAAGTGTCTATAAGCGTGCTCTAAAACGCATTATCGGGTGGCCGGGAATTGGCCCTCCTGCCGTTGCGTTGATGGGGGCAAATGCCTACAATAGCGCCGCAGTTCAACATGCCGACGTAGCACAATTGGTAGTGCAACGCACTTGTAATGCGTAGGTTCGCGGTTCGAGTCCGTGCGTCGGCACCATTTTTGACTTCCTTCCTGCTTTCTTCCTGTTTTGGTGCTGTTGGACCAGGCGCCTCCCTCCTGACTCAGCATCTCCATCGGCCGCATCGAATTCGGCGCGCCCGTAACAACGTTAACGTTCAAGCTTCCGTGGTCGATAGACAGAGTAACCATGGGCGAAATTCGGCCGCAGATATCGTAAACTGCCCCCTATAATTAATTGCCGGTCTCGCCCGGTCTCGGGAATCGCGTTGGCGGGCATCGCTGGCCGAATACCACGTTATATAAAAGCCTATTGGATGGTGGACACTATGAACATTCAGCACAAGAATCGTCGGAAAAATTGTCTCCTGGCCTTGCTCCTGGGTGTGACTGCGTTCGCCAGTAATCCGGCGCTGGCCGATATCTCCGGGGGACAGGCGGCGATTCTCAAGGGCAATTTTGCGAAGGCCTTTACGGAGTTTAAGGAAGATGCCGAAAAGGGCATACCCGAGGCGCAGGCGGCCGTGGCCGTTATGCTGCATATCGGTCAGGGGGTGAAGCGCGATCTGCCGGGGGCACTTTCCTGGTACCGCAAGGCGGCGGAAAAGGGCTATGAGGCCGGCGTGGCGAATGTCGGCATCATGTATTACAAGGGGGCCGGGGTCGCTCAGAATGATGTACAGGCCTATGCATGGCTGGATCTGGCGAGCCACATGCGTGGAGGGCGTGAGCACAATGCCAAGGCGAGGGTGGCAAGTTTTCTGTCGGAAAAGCAGCTCAAAGAGGCCCAGAAGCTGGCCGCCGATTATCGACAGAAGTATCTGAAAAAGTAATCTCTCTGCGTGCTTATGGCACGCGTCAGCTGACGGTCTCTGTCCCGCAAAGGCGGAGGTGCCCGTTTGCCGATTTTCGTCAGCACCCAATAGGGCATCAACAGGTAGGTCGGCAGGGCTTCGTGGAGCCGCTGGCATTTGCCGCTAAAGCCCGATACGATAACCGGCCAGATCAGATGATTGGGGGCGTATATGGATATACAGGCAGGGGACAGGGACAGACGAGTTGCGGAGGCGCCCCGCCTCGAGCAGCGTGCAGGCGACCGTCACACGCTCGCGCTTGATACGGAGGTCCATTTTCGTGAGCAGGCGCTAAATGGCATGTTCCGCTGCAGAACCAGCAACATCGGATTGCAGGGCGCATTTCTTCCGGCGAAGCAACTGCCGATCATCACCACAACCGAAATCGATCTCGTGTTTCATGCCCGCCCCCGCTCGCAAGCTAGGCATTTTCGACTGTGCGCAAGGCTGGTGCGCTTGCAGGAGGATGGGGCCGCCGTGACCTTTTGTCCCGCGGACGAGGATGAGTTACGCGAATTTCGCCGCTTTCTGTTAAGGGCCAAGATCGCCGCCCGGAAATAACCGCCGGCTGCCGGCCGATGCAACCTATCCCTCTCGTAGGTCCGGCCAAAAGTGCCGTTGCGATCAAATCCGCCCGCAGTTTTTTTGCGTTCAGCGGTTGTCATATTCTTTTCTGCCCCAATATTCGTCCATGTTTTAAGCGCGCAATATGAGCGCAGCCGAGCCTTGCCTTGGCACCAGTGGGCCAGCTTGGCACAATATGTCGCCAGCCCGGCGGTGAATACCTTTGGTCGTCGTGGGGCGCCACAGTTCAATCATCCAATTTTATCCATTATCGAATCGTTAAAAGTAATCGGGAGCATAGAGTCATGACAGTTGAAGCGCACAAAGAAACCTTGGGATTCCAGACTGAGGTAAAGCAATTGCTGCACCTGATGATTCACTCACTCTACAGCAACAAGGAGATATTCCTGCGGGAGCTGATCTCGAATGCGTCAGATGCCGTGGACAAGCTGCGTTTTGAAGGGCTCTCGGATGACGCCCTGTTTGAGGGCGATTCGGAATTTGCTATCCAGGTCGCCTTTGATAAGGACGCCCGCACGGTCACCATCAGCGACAATGGCATAGGCATGACACGCCTGGAGGTTATTGACCATATCGGCACCATCGCAAAATCCGGGACCTCGCAGTTTTTTGCCTCGCTGACCGGTGATCAGGCAAAGGACAGCAACCTGATCGGCCAGTTTGGAGTGGGTTTCTACTCCGCCTTTATCATTGCCGACCGGGTCACACTGACCACCCGCCGGGCGGGTCTGGGTGCCGAACACGGCGTGCGCTGGGAATCGGCGGGCGAGGGCGAATACACGCTGGAGACCGTGGACCGGCCGGCGCGTGGTACGGAGGTGGTGTTGCATCTGCGTGAGGGTGAAGATGAATTCCTGAATGGCATGCGGCTGCGCAATATCATCAGCAAATACTCTGATCACATCACCCTGCCGATCCTGATGGAAAAACAGCATTTTGGCGACGACAAGGACAAGCCGGCCGAGCTGGAGCTGGAGACCGTCAATCGGGCCTCAGCACTCTGGGCCCGGCCCCGTAGCGAGATCACGGAGGAGGAGTACGCCGAGTTCTATAAGCATGTCGCCCACGATTTTGAGGAACCGCTGGCGCACACCCATAGCCGTGTGGAGGGCAAATATGAGTACACCTCATTGCTCTATATTCCTGGTCGCGCGCCATTTGATCTGTGGGACAGGGAACAGCGGCACGGTATCAAGTTGTATGTGCGTCGCGTGTTCATCATGGACGACGCTGACCAGCTGATGCCCAATTACCTGCGCTTTATTCGCGGGGTGATCGACTCAAACGACCTGCCGCTGAATGTGTCGCGTGAAATCCTGCAACACAATAAGGCAATCGATAACATCCGCGCCGGTTCCATCAAGAAGGTGCTCGGCCTGCTGGAAGTCATGGCCAAGGATGATGCCGAGAAATACGCGCGCTTCTGGAAGGAGTTCGGGCTGGTCATGAAGGAAGGGCCGGGCGAGGACTTCGCCAATCAGGGACGCATTGCCAAGCTGTTGCGCTTCTCCAGCACCCACACCGACAGCCCAACGCAGGAGGTGTCGCTGGCCGATTATATGGGCCGCATGAAGCCGGCGCAGGAGGCCATCTATTTCGTGACCGCGGAGAGTTTCGCCGCCGCCAAGAACAGCCCCCATCTTGAGATCTTTCGCAAGAAAGGCATCGAGGTCCTGCTGTTAACCGATCGGGTGGATGAATGGCTGGTCAGTTCCCTGACCGAGTTTGAGGGCAAGCCGCTGAAGTCGGTGGCCCAGGGTGAACTGAATCTGGGTGAGCTGGAAGACGAGACCGAGAAATCCGCACAGGAAGAGATCGGCAAGGCCTTCGAGGACATTATTGCGCGGGTCAAGGCGGCGCTGGGCGACAGCGTCAGTGATGTGCGGATTACGCATCGCTTGACGACCTCGCCGGCCTGCCTGGTAACCCGGGAAAGTGACATGAGCGCCAATCTGGAACGCATCCTGAAATCGGCCGGCCAGAAGATACCCGAGAACAGGCCCGTGTTTGAACTGAACCCGGAGCATCCGCTGGTACTGAGATTAAAGGACGAGGCCGACGAGTCCCAGTTTACCGCCCTGACCCAGGTGCTGTTCGATCAGGCATTGCTGGCGGAAGGCGGTCAACTGGACGATCCCGCAAGCTTTGTGAAGCGGATGAATGAGCTGCTGCTGGCGATGGCAAAATAAAAGGCGGAACGGGTATCGCCGGGCCGGTGCTAATGGGCCCGGCGTTATCCCCACAGCTTTTTTCACTTTTCAGCTTTTCTTAATACTCCTTGAAGCTTCCTCATGACCTGCTCGAAGGTCGGCTGATCCAGCGCTATAAGCGCTTTTTGCTGGATGTGGCCCTGGCCGATGGCGAAGTGCTGACAGCACACACCTCAAATACCGGCGCGATGACGGGCTGCAGCACACCGGGCAGCCGAGTCTGGCTGAGCCGCGCGGACAATC
The sequence above is drawn from the Gammaproteobacteria bacterium genome and encodes:
- the htpG gene encoding molecular chaperone HtpG; protein product: MTVEAHKETLGFQTEVKQLLHLMIHSLYSNKEIFLRELISNASDAVDKLRFEGLSDDALFEGDSEFAIQVAFDKDARTVTISDNGIGMTRLEVIDHIGTIAKSGTSQFFASLTGDQAKDSNLIGQFGVGFYSAFIIADRVTLTTRRAGLGAEHGVRWESAGEGEYTLETVDRPARGTEVVLHLREGEDEFLNGMRLRNIISKYSDHITLPILMEKQHFGDDKDKPAELELETVNRASALWARPRSEITEEEYAEFYKHVAHDFEEPLAHTHSRVEGKYEYTSLLYIPGRAPFDLWDREQRHGIKLYVRRVFIMDDADQLMPNYLRFIRGVIDSNDLPLNVSREILQHNKAIDNIRAGSIKKVLGLLEVMAKDDAEKYARFWKEFGLVMKEGPGEDFANQGRIAKLLRFSSTHTDSPTQEVSLADYMGRMKPAQEAIYFVTAESFAAAKNSPHLEIFRKKGIEVLLLTDRVDEWLVSSLTEFEGKPLKSVAQGELNLGELEDETEKSAQEEIGKAFEDIIARVKAALGDSVSDVRITHRLTTSPACLVTRESDMSANLERILKSAGQKIPENRPVFELNPEHPLVLRLKDEADESQFTALTQVLFDQALLAEGGQLDDPASFVKRMNELLLAMAK
- a CDS encoding SPOR domain-containing protein; the protein is MKAIFLLLVLLNLAYFYYQGSAEDDAKTSVLLAQPTLPAGAVSLVLLRERGLGGGEAEPEPDASSTEQPSPRVAKKTEPTAVALVLASPLQPPVNPPPQQPQKSAEAACFTFGPFDDPDLAERAVEAASTLGISVERRQESQRTPKGYWVYLPPSTSYQAAKRKVTELQKKDLTDLFIMGKGSHQNAISLGLFKSREAAEDRLKQVHELGLKAEFETQYRVSEQSWLDMSVPGDKTAIIAELTEMAEGFSEASLTQRKCL
- a CDS encoding tetratricopeptide repeat protein codes for the protein MNIQHKNRRKNCLLALLLGVTAFASNPALADISGGQAAILKGNFAKAFTEFKEDAEKGIPEAQAAVAVMLHIGQGVKRDLPGALSWYRKAAEKGYEAGVANVGIMYYKGAGVAQNDVQAYAWLDLASHMRGGREHNAKARVASFLSEKQLKEAQKLAADYRQKYLKK
- a CDS encoding PilZ domain-containing protein, which translates into the protein MDIQAGDRDRRVAEAPRLEQRAGDRHTLALDTEVHFREQALNGMFRCRTSNIGLQGAFLPAKQLPIITTTEIDLVFHARPRSQARHFRLCARLVRLQEDGAAVTFCPADEDELREFRRFLLRAKIAARK
- the birA gene encoding bifunctional biotin--[acetyl-CoA-carboxylase] ligase/biotin operon repressor BirA, producing MNALEQILILQLADGQFHSGTALGQQTGRTRTAVWKAIRSLQQNGLSIYSVRGKGYRLAEALELLNRDQILALLDEIAERNNAPEYLQQLDVFHDIESTNAYLLDVAKNSPQTAHACLAEQQTAGRGRRGRRWVSPFGGNLYFSLLWQFSAGASQLGGLSLVVAVAVMRALAALGLRSAGVKWPNDILVNGKKLAGILLEVSGEAAGPCAVVIGVGLNVRAGGQAMAALDQPWTDLESELGQPVPRNHLASQLICHLIDVLREFEIGGLSPFLKEWASYDVFADCEVVLNSAQGNIHGIARGVDETGALILVTTEGVQRYHSGEVSLRAVPARGHNVK
- a CDS encoding cyclic nucleotide-binding domain-containing protein encodes the protein MSDDTIDLIEFASLVPIKALGMEHCRELLKQSEVCTVTRGQLVFSQGDAADSIVYVMSGDVELLVDNKSVKKIKGGTRLAKLPLEQGNAYQHTALALSDVVCVKVDSNSLDIMLTWDQSGGYEVQDLDDSGDEGDWMAKLLQAQVFQRIPPGNIQSIFIRMQTHHFKAGEAVIRQGEEGEHFYIIRDGHCRVIRKTRKNPEGMVLARLKAGDNFGEESLISGGKRNASIVMESDGVLMSLSKTDFLELLNEPLLKWITYNEGRNLIADGAVWIDVRLPAEYQARHIKKSFNIPLPLLRNKLEKLDRARGYLIYCDSGRRSSIATYLLSQHGINAYVLQDSLDNLPPAEME
- a CDS encoding type III pantothenate kinase is translated as MKTLLLDAGNSRLKWAFCEQGQLSRQGALSYEWLTLAAQLDAELGSLVSAEWPLAEVILCNVAGEKLEAAVWAMVSIQECKHQAHDRVQERASLTIKKVVAQSAAFGVRCAYEQPAQLGADRWVALVAARHHCDGVSCVIDCGTALTLDVLTAEGRHAGGMIIPGMEMMLASLVENTHGILASKRPELSPFAVRNTADAVQAGIIAAMRGSVQQMLQHCRDELGVEPICVLTGGNANWLLPGLPDTAMLEPDWVLKGLAIIAAENRVSSIGTRHTGNHD